A genomic stretch from Gammaproteobacteria bacterium includes:
- the purT gene encoding formate-dependent phosphoribosylglycinamide formyltransferase, with amino-acid sequence MKIGTPLSDTATRVMLLGSGELGKEVIIALQRLGVEVIAVDRYEDAPGHQVAHHAFTIDMTDGAALRALVEQVRPHLIVPEIEAIATDMLAEIEAEGLAQVIPTARAAQLTMNREGIRRLAAEQLEIPTSRYSFAESRNELQMAIDGGVGYPCIVKPVMSSSGKGQSTVHGPDEVSAAWDYAVNNGRVPQTRVIVEEMIKFDFEITQLTVRALNAQGDIQTYFCDPIGHLQQHGDYVESWQPQAMSDKALARARQIAKQITDNLGNTLENNDLNGRGLFGVELFIKGDEVWFSEVSPRPHDTGMVTMVTQAQNEFELHARAILGLPVDTRLREPGASAVIYGAHEQSGIAFEGVDHALRIHQTELRLFGKPEAFERRRMGVALAYGNSANDARTRAKHAAALVTPVQK; translated from the coding sequence ATGAAAATAGGTACCCCCCTTTCCGATACCGCCACCCGCGTAATGCTGCTGGGCAGCGGCGAACTGGGCAAGGAAGTCATCATCGCCCTGCAACGCCTCGGGGTGGAGGTGATCGCCGTGGATCGTTACGAAGATGCCCCGGGGCATCAGGTGGCGCATCACGCCTTCACCATCGACATGACCGATGGCGCCGCGCTGCGGGCGCTGGTCGAACAGGTAAGGCCGCACCTCATCGTGCCGGAGATCGAGGCCATCGCCACTGACATGCTGGCGGAGATCGAGGCCGAGGGTCTGGCCCAGGTGATCCCCACAGCGCGCGCCGCCCAGCTCACCATGAACCGCGAGGGTATCCGGCGGCTCGCCGCCGAACAGCTGGAGATCCCTACTTCTCGTTACTCCTTTGCCGAATCGCGTAATGAATTACAGATGGCCATCGACGGCGGGGTGGGCTATCCCTGCATCGTCAAGCCGGTGATGTCGTCCTCGGGCAAGGGCCAGTCCACCGTGCACGGCCCCGATGAGGTGAGCGCCGCCTGGGACTACGCCGTCAACAACGGCCGCGTGCCGCAGACCCGGGTCATCGTTGAGGAAATGATCAAGTTCGATTTCGAGATCACCCAGCTGACGGTCCGCGCACTCAACGCGCAGGGTGATATTCAGACCTATTTCTGCGATCCCATCGGCCACCTGCAACAACACGGCGACTATGTGGAGAGCTGGCAGCCACAGGCCATGAGCGACAAGGCCCTGGCCCGCGCCCGGCAGATCGCCAAGCAGATCACCGACAACCTCGGCAACACCCTGGAAAACAACGATCTCAACGGCCGCGGTCTGTTCGGTGTGGAGCTGTTTATCAAGGGTGACGAGGTCTGGTTCAGCGAGGTCAGCCCGCGCCCGCACGACACCGGCATGGTCACCATGGTGACCCAGGCGCAGAACGAATTTGAACTGCACGCCCGCGCCATTCTCGGCCTGCCGGTCGACACCCGCCTGCGGGAGCCCGGCGCCAGCGCGGTGATCTACGGCGCCCACGAGCAGTCCGGCATTGCCTTCGAGGGCGTGGACCACGCCCTGCGCATCCACCAGACCGAGTTGCGCCTGTTCGGCAAACCCGAGGCCTTCGAGCGCCGCCGCATGGGGGTGGCGCTGGCCTATGGCAACTCCGCGAACGACGCCCGCACCCGCGCCAAACACGCCGCGGCACTGGTGACCCCGGTGCAAAAGTAG
- a CDS encoding ATP-binding protein — protein sequence MQQILQLSSGLRQRFEALYDAFPIALLSLDAEDHIIEANLSFAQLLGRPRAQLIGQHLGKMVAEEDHASFIQHLNHVRGQTSDSPAPERCVLHLIDAHGQRIEVQLESQLVAGLAAATPSSGISARSQAPAEPAVIRIMATSIQDNPGARCPIELASSKLQLQNEIRQREQTERKSSQRQQDLAHVARINTMGEMASGLAHEINQPLTAIASYTQSCLRLLGGDTQQQAQLPNILRQIHIQTQRAANIVKHLRNFVAKGTPHRETTELNSIVRLAVSMVRNEIIHHQIALNIDSHPALPPIEADPVQVEQVILNLLRNAIEAMDAVPAESRRLLITVNSPSPSQVSVSISDTGPGITENDSLQLASAFFSTKETGMGLGLAISRTIIEDHGGQLTHSVNADGGATFTFTLNANGTPAAFNNSPPTSSNPDPAVE from the coding sequence CTGCAACAAATCCTGCAGCTGTCCAGCGGTCTGCGACAACGCTTCGAGGCGCTCTATGACGCCTTCCCCATAGCCCTGCTCAGCCTCGATGCCGAGGACCACATCATCGAAGCCAACCTCAGCTTTGCACAGCTACTGGGCAGACCGCGTGCACAACTGATTGGTCAGCACCTGGGAAAGATGGTGGCCGAGGAAGACCACGCCAGCTTTATTCAACACCTGAACCACGTGCGCGGGCAGACTAGCGACTCACCGGCCCCTGAGCGCTGTGTGCTACATCTCATCGATGCCCATGGCCAACGCATCGAGGTGCAACTTGAATCCCAGCTCGTTGCAGGCCTCGCAGCGGCGACGCCGTCCAGCGGCATCTCGGCCAGAAGCCAGGCCCCTGCCGAACCCGCAGTGATTCGCATCATGGCAACCTCCATCCAGGACAACCCTGGCGCGCGCTGTCCGATCGAGCTGGCGTCCAGCAAGCTGCAACTGCAAAACGAGATCCGTCAAAGAGAACAGACCGAGAGGAAGAGCAGCCAGCGCCAGCAGGACCTTGCCCACGTTGCCCGCATCAACACCATGGGTGAAATGGCCTCCGGTCTGGCCCACGAGATCAATCAGCCGCTGACGGCGATCGCCAGCTACACACAGAGCTGCCTGCGACTACTGGGCGGCGATACACAGCAACAGGCGCAACTGCCCAACATCCTCAGGCAGATCCACATCCAGACACAGCGTGCCGCCAACATCGTCAAACACCTGCGCAATTTTGTCGCCAAGGGCACGCCGCACCGCGAGACCACCGAGCTGAACAGCATCGTGCGGCTGGCGGTGAGCATGGTGCGCAATGAGATCATCCACCACCAGATTGCACTCAACATCGACAGCCATCCCGCTCTACCACCCATCGAGGCCGATCCCGTGCAGGTCGAGCAGGTCATCCTCAATCTCTTGCGCAACGCCATCGAGGCGATGGATGCCGTGCCGGCCGAATCACGACGGCTGCTGATTACCGTGAACAGCCCCTCCCCCAGCCAGGTATCGGTCTCGATCAGCGACACCGGTCCTGGCATCACCGAGAATGACAGTCTCCAACTGGCCAGCGCCTTTTTCAGCACCAAGGAAACGGGCATGGGGCTGGGGCTCGCCATCAGCCGCACCATCATCGAGGATCACGGCGGCCAGCTGACGCACAGCGTCAATGCCGATGGCGGCGCCACGTTTACCTTCACCCTCAACGCCAACGGCACACCGGCCGCCTTCAATAACTCGCCACCGACATCATCCAACCCGGACCCTGCGGTCGAATAG
- a CDS encoding DUF3549 family protein, translating into MTDTDILPQTLCEFLSQTGAQIQFYDIGRRVVEITHDDMLAIEHQQRPYPQPFLRHAWLGVLFHYDDDNNDAEAKPASDSHQIWFLKFPLDEQGLLSQDARNDFLRRIIETLAEQTLAQHNARLAATAGDSAKPTAPDMPEDNPHGFTPRDDRMASFHAKIARKLGLGSSQYYSHAADYFTGRTGFEQWNFVGLQGIADVAARLDEGDNLNTLIKAIPQLPITPFAALCSCLENEAIAPPLSAALRLRLAHDLQHDEAVAATGVAAALRGLSHGQDQQALDDALRATLCSTPASDIGRHVEVLATIAGRAWHRLEQADIARAFLLNLARCDAGQTAFDNIMADLMFIPGLRKPLLDALRRLREDNECSSQEAAIIDRFFQSLQL; encoded by the coding sequence ATGACCGATACCGACATCCTCCCCCAGACCCTCTGCGAATTCCTCAGCCAGACCGGCGCCCAGATCCAGTTTTACGACATAGGCCGTCGCGTGGTCGAGATCACCCACGACGACATGCTCGCCATCGAGCACCAGCAGCGGCCCTATCCGCAGCCGTTCTTGCGCCACGCCTGGCTGGGCGTGCTGTTTCACTATGATGATGACAATAATGATGCCGAGGCTAAACCCGCCAGCGACAGCCACCAGATCTGGTTTCTGAAATTCCCGCTGGATGAACAGGGGCTACTGAGCCAGGACGCGCGCAACGACTTTCTGCGCCGCATCATCGAAACCCTGGCCGAGCAGACCCTGGCCCAGCACAACGCCCGGCTCGCGGCGACCGCGGGCGACAGCGCCAAACCGACCGCCCCCGACATGCCGGAAGACAATCCCCACGGCTTCACCCCGCGTGACGATCGCATGGCCAGCTTCCACGCCAAAATCGCCCGCAAACTGGGGCTGGGGTCCAGCCAGTATTACTCCCATGCGGCCGACTATTTCACCGGCCGCACCGGTTTCGAGCAGTGGAATTTTGTCGGCCTGCAAGGCATCGCCGACGTCGCGGCCCGGCTGGACGAGGGCGACAATCTCAACACCCTGATCAAGGCCATCCCGCAGCTGCCCATCACCCCCTTTGCCGCACTCTGTAGTTGCCTGGAAAACGAGGCCATCGCCCCGCCGCTCAGCGCCGCGCTGAGACTGCGTCTTGCGCACGACCTGCAGCACGACGAGGCCGTCGCCGCCACTGGCGTGGCCGCCGCACTGCGCGGTCTGTCCCACGGCCAGGATCAGCAGGCCCTCGACGACGCCCTTCGCGCCACTCTCTGTTCCACCCCGGCCAGCGACATCGGCCGCCATGTGGAGGTGCTGGCCACCATCGCCGGCCGCGCCTGGCATCGCCTGGAGCAGGCCGACATCGCCCGCGCCTTTCTGCTCAACCTGGCCCGTTGCGATGCCGGCCAGACGGCCTTTGACAACATCATGGCCGACCTGATGTTTATTCCCGGCCTGCGCAAGCCGCTGCTCGACGCGTTACGCCGGCTGCGCGAAGACAACGAGTGTTCGAGCCAGGAGGCTGCTATCATCGACCGCTTTTTCCAGTCCCTACAACTTTAG
- a CDS encoding RNA-binding protein, which produces MTFKIPSPLFYLGTLLLSALLAGLAFWLLRLQGLDANSLVVLGAGVVIGHLIGSCVQPSARRSSTTQSTPASHQGSEPVPTGDSISLYVGNLAYNAQRNALRDLFAEYGQVNSVRIMTDRTTRRPRGYGFVDMEANAGRRAMSALDNTEFCGRNLKVSEAQQREENR; this is translated from the coding sequence ATGACATTCAAGATTCCCTCTCCGCTGTTCTATTTAGGCACCCTGCTCCTCTCCGCCCTGCTCGCCGGGCTGGCCTTTTGGCTGCTGCGCCTGCAGGGGCTCGACGCCAACAGCCTTGTGGTGCTCGGCGCCGGCGTGGTCATTGGCCACCTCATCGGCAGCTGCGTTCAGCCATCGGCGCGCCGTAGCAGCACAACCCAATCGACCCCGGCCAGCCACCAGGGCAGCGAACCAGTCCCAACCGGCGACAGCATCAGCCTCTATGTGGGCAACCTGGCCTACAACGCACAGCGCAACGCCTTGCGCGACCTGTTTGCCGAATACGGCCAGGTCAACTCGGTGCGCATCATGACGGATCGCACCACCCGACGCCCACGGGGCTATGGCTTTGTCGACATGGAGGCGAACGCTGGACGCAGGGCCATGAGCGCCCTGGATAACACCGAATTTTGCGGCCGCAACCTGAAGGTCAGCGAGGCCCAGCAGCGCGAAGAGAACCGGTAA
- a CDS encoding substrate-binding domain-containing protein, protein MKLIRKLLPVMLATAFVPALLVGSPAIAADAGEGHDYRTFHVDGKIDYGKIGDSYTSDLVMYLAGNQFMVMEDLIKDFQSKNSDIKTVYVETIPPGQILKGQLLKQGQINGQDTNMTPDLYASVMIAHLKKLKKEGLMEEGKVYVHNKLELMVAKGNPKGIKGPEDLGRDDLVQSHPNPLTEGIFKFYGSEMLKDMGLHAKVTGGKECKGCWAVDGKTWFTTRHHRETPHRIENGEADVGIVWTSEVLEAVNEGRNVEGVTIPAPLNKEAEVAYAIGKLSKAKNQKNADRFLDYLATAEAQNIYAKYGFVKATADELKLKKL, encoded by the coding sequence ATGAAATTAATACGTAAACTGCTTCCGGTAATGCTTGCCACCGCCTTTGTTCCCGCCCTGCTGGTCGGTTCGCCGGCAATCGCGGCAGATGCCGGTGAAGGCCACGATTACCGTACCTTCCATGTCGACGGCAAGATCGACTACGGAAAAATCGGCGACTCCTATACCTCTGACCTGGTGATGTACCTGGCCGGCAATCAGTTCATGGTGATGGAGGACCTGATCAAGGACTTCCAGTCCAAGAACAGCGATATCAAGACGGTCTATGTGGAAACCATCCCACCCGGCCAGATCCTCAAGGGCCAGCTCCTCAAGCAGGGCCAGATCAATGGCCAGGACACCAATATGACACCGGACCTGTATGCCAGCGTCATGATCGCCCACCTCAAAAAGCTGAAGAAAGAAGGTCTGATGGAGGAAGGGAAGGTCTATGTCCACAACAAGCTGGAGCTGATGGTGGCCAAGGGCAATCCCAAGGGCATCAAGGGGCCGGAAGACCTGGGGCGTGATGACCTGGTGCAGTCTCACCCCAATCCGCTGACCGAGGGTATTTTCAAGTTCTATGGCTCAGAGATGCTGAAGGACATGGGCCTGCACGCCAAGGTCACCGGCGGCAAGGAGTGCAAGGGCTGCTGGGCGGTGGACGGCAAGACCTGGTTCACCACACGCCATCATCGCGAAACACCGCATCGCATCGAAAATGGCGAGGCCGATGTGGGTATCGTGTGGACAAGCGAAGTGCTGGAGGCCGTTAATGAAGGTCGCAATGTCGAGGGTGTCACCATACCTGCCCCTCTCAACAAGGAGGCCGAGGTAGCCTACGCCATTGGCAAGCTGAGCAAGGCAAAAAACCAGAAAAATGCCGATCGCTTTCTGGACTATCTGGCAACCGCCGAGGCACAGAACATCTACGCCAAATATGGCTTTGTGAAGGCCACTGCCGACGAGTTGAAGCTCAAAAAGCTGTAA